A genomic window from Coccinella septempunctata chromosome 9, icCocSept1.1, whole genome shotgun sequence includes:
- the LOC123320221 gene encoding uncharacterized protein LOC123320221 — protein sequence MLVWYFYGSSHSSHPNSCRIMNKIPFNQFKLLFQVQSLNFPRINVITRSLVVGSNVSKLTLVQKRIPGFLQTECSRTNGLSRTYSFFSRKKGNVPIKCKIRTNECGEKVAETYEAKTPSCIHIPPLSKDFTMNPDEICTKLKEEMVTYNPPPPDSMPSTSQQCSKPKFSCPNALTKYLKTRGECREVNRGVETNDCQKKNTCPKVKKTIFTGRDCALDPCNPAKPQTKRQKTKNVIRDMISKLKSKKLMKPSGFLDEDLLRLACRKLGSGGDKRSVTCVKLTSSGETSPFGVQNLRERIRGKVLEEFDAEVPLDKESVEVFLTQRDLLFDYLDREATNLSSSIVMSRSERTKKLNDILKIPENDGTKARKKVANKPKCRRRRRSRWFSKIPIEPNMKGSVIFANGTAQELDDPCKILSVNFSASNLHPTEEQTIVEPKETRCDSAIKRMLDNYDSILEKLTLNTLENLEKESLKGEESRCSLVETLMCEPEKETKDLTSNYEEISEQRLEPVVRQKKISKLDKTVKCYTTTVSPETQRQTKKRHKRVKKQSKSRLKVGSTDNLNTSLLEVNGFPKTTSSAALGERYHALTTNNLLIDFEKQEEVKKDEVKSDNSMVNIKDIASIYDEKEVPGDNSDSTKTSKNGTVLPGLTRPVTQKVPHLNLLDTKALRPVSSSWKKNAGAGGRLHRRISHDSGLIARKTKDKVGRKKAMDVTNKLDNLEIKGVDFQQIRLKSTDKTALSWKSRCEEDRRSCPTKKKNYNEKADAMYPLPLDWDYDERAPDEIARKWHTWECPKEEDPGCPITSEDLKRGAPHKKPVSAAAINRCNFDECKNRFSCRKPASRCRNAKKPLGPGK from the exons ATGctcgtttggtatttctatggctCAAGTCACTCATCACATCCAAATTCCTGTCGCATCATGAACAAAATTCCTTTCAATCAATTCAAACTATTG ttTCAGGTACAATCGTTAAATTTCCCGAGAATCAATGTCATCACAAGAAGCTTGGTGGTAGGGTCAAACGTCAGCAAACTCACCCTGGTCCAAAAACGGATCCCTGGGTTTCTCCAGACCGAATGCTCGAGAACAAATGGCTTATCGAGGACGTATTCCTTTTTCTCCAGGAAAAAAGGCAACGTCCCCATCAAATGCAAGATCAGAACCAACGAGTGCGGTGAAAAAGTGGCTGAAACGTACGAAGCCAAAACGCCTTCATGCATTCACATACCTCCCCTTTCCAAAGACTTCACCATGAACCCCGATGAGATCTGTACCAAGTTAAAGGAGGAAATGGTGACTTACAACCCACCTCCACCAGACTCCATGCCAAGTACGTCTCAGCAGTGCTCAAAACCCAAATTCTCCTGTCCGAACGCTCTCACCAAATACCTCAAAACACGTGGAGAATGTCGAGAGGTAAACAGAGGGGTAGAAACCAACGACTGCCAGAAGAAAAACACTTGTCCCAAGGTGAAAAAGACCATTTTCACCGGAAGGGATTGCGCTCTAGACCCTTGCAACCCAGCCAAACCACAGACCAAACGTCAAAAAACGAAGAACGTTATACGAGACATGATATCCAAATTAAAGtcgaaaaaactgatgaaaCCGAGCGGTTTCCTAGACGAAGATCTGTTGCGACTGGCCTGCCGGAAGCTGGGGTCCGGAGGAGATAAGAGATCGGTGACGTGTGTCAAGCTCACGTCAAGTGGAGAAACGTCACCGTTTGGGGTTCAAAATTTGCGTGAACGTATTAGAGGAAAGGTTCTGGAAGAATTCGACGCGGAAGTACCGCTGGATAAAGAATCCGTCGAAGTCTTCCTGACCCAGAGAGATCTACTGTTCGATTACCTCGACAGAGAGGCGACGAACCTGTCATCTTCGATAGTTATGAGCAGATCTGAAAGGACCAAGAAGTTGAACGATATACTGAAGATACCCGAAAACGATGGTACAAAGGCTAGGAAGAAGGTAGCCAACAAACCCAAGTGTAGGAGACGAAGAAGATCCAGATGGTTCAGCAAGATTCCCATTGAGCCGAACATGAAGGGAAGCGTGATCTTCGCCAATGGCACAGCGCAAGAATTGGACGACCCTTGCAAGATCCTATCTGTTAACTTTAGCGCGTCTAACTTGCATCCTACCGAGGAGCAAACCATTGTCGAACCGAAGGAAACTAGGTGTGATTCAGCCATCAAACGTATGTTGGACAATTACGATTCCATCCTGGAGAAGTTAACATTGAATACTCTGGAAAATTTGGAGAAGGAATCGTTGAAAGGGGAAGAATCCAGATGTAGCTTAGTTGAAACCTTGATGTGCGAACCTGAGAAAGAAACCAAAGACCTCACTTCAAACTACGAGGAAATATCAGAGCAACGGTTGGAACCAGTGGTGAGGCAGAAGAAAATCAGCAAGTTGGATAAGACGGTGAAATGTTATACGACCACAGTTTCGCCGGAAACGCAACGCCAGACCAAGAAGAGGCACAAGAGGGTGAAAAAACAGTCGAAATCAAGGTTAAAAGTAGGATCCACTGATAACCTCAACACCAGTCTGCTGGAGGTTAACGGCTTTCCCAAGACGACTTCTTCGGCAGCTTTGGGTGAACGTTACCACGCCCTCACCACCAACAACCTCCTCATAGACTTCGAAAAACAAGAAGAAGTCAAAAAAGACGAGGTGAAGAGCGATAACAGCATGGTGAATATCAAGGACATCGCTTCCATCTATGACGAAAAAGAGGTACCAGGAGATAACTCCGACAGCACCAAGACGTCCAAGAACGGGACCGTTTTGCCAGGTCTGACACGTCCAGTAACCCAGAAGGTCCCTCATTTGAATCTCTTGGACACCAAAGCTCTCAGACCTGTTTCCAGCTCTTGGAAGAAGAACGCAGGAGCTGGTGGAAGGTTACATCGGAGGATTTCGCACGACTCTGGTTTGATTGCGAGGAAAACCAAAGATAAAGTTGGTAGGAAGAAGGCAATGGACGTTACGAACAAGCTGGACAATTTGGAAATCAAAG GCGTGGACTTCCAGCAGATCCGGCTGAAATCCACCGATAAAACGGCCCTGTCCTGGAAGTCCAGATGCGAGGAAGACAGAAGATCTTGCCCGACCAAGAAGAAGAACTACAACGAGAAGGCGGACGCCATGTACCCCTTGCCGCTGGACTGGGACTACGACGAGAGGGCGCCCGATGAGATTGCCCGCAAGTGGCACACCTGGGAGTGCCCCAAGGAGGAAGATCCGGGTTGTCCCATCACCAGCGAGGATCTGAAGAGGGGCGCGCCGCACAAGAAACCGGTCAGCGCGGCTGCCATCAACAGGTGCAACTTTGACGAGTGCAAGAATAGGTTCAGTTGCAGGAAGCCCGCGTCTAGATGTAGGAATGCCAAGAAGCCCTTGGGGCCTGGGAAATGA